Proteins co-encoded in one Juglans regia cultivar Chandler chromosome 16, Walnut 2.0, whole genome shotgun sequence genomic window:
- the LOC108989836 gene encoding probable galacturonosyltransferase-like 9, whose translation MIPTRFSAAVLLFLSLLLPSLCLGIRSFRIRVVGGDDEFGVPWLRFAEAPDYRNGADCPVSTDGEFGSSCDTSLVHIAMTLDSEYLRGSMAAVHSVLRHASCPEHVFFHFISAEFDPVSPRVLTQLVRSTFPSLNFKVYIFREDAVINLISSSIRQALENPLNYARNYLGDILDRCVERVIYLDSDVIVVDDIRKLWDIPLSGHRVIGAPEYCHANFTKYFTDSFWSDPVLSRVFASRKPCYFNTGVMVMDLERWREGNYRKRIENWMELQRKKRIYDLGSLPPFLLVFGGNVEPVHHRWNQHGLGGDNVRGSCRPLHPGPVSLLHWSGKGKPWVRLDAKKPCTLDSLWEPYDLYRANVQTLGSSSPTSSSTLVGNSVYFL comes from the coding sequence ATGATTCCTACCCGTTTCAGCGCCGCCGTTTTGCTATTTCTTTCGCTTCTGTTACCGTCCCTTTGCTTGGGCATCCGGTCGTTTCGGATTAGAGTGGTCGGCGGGGATGATGAGTTCGGAGTACCGTGGCTGCGATTTGCCGAAGCACCGGACTACCGTAACGGAGCGGACTGCCCCGTGTCGACCGACGGGGAATTCGGCTCCTCGTGCGACACGTCGCTCGTTCACATCGCGATGACTTTGGACTCGGAGTATCTACGAGGCTCCATGGCGGCTGTTCACTCGGTTTTGCGGCACGCTTCCTGCCCGGAGCACGTCTTCTTCCACTTCATTTCGGCCGAGTTCGACCCGGTGAGCCCCCGGGTACTCACCCAACTCGTGCGATCCACGTTCCCTTCCCTCAATTTTAAGGTCTACATATTCCGCGAGGACGCGGTGATCAACCTCATCTCCTCTTCGATTCGCCAAGCTCTCGAGAACCCGTTGAACTATGCCAGGAACTACCTGGGCGACATACTCGATCGCTGCGTCGAGCGGGTCATTTACCTTGACTCGGACGTGATCGTGGTTGACGACATTCGCAAGCTCTGGGACATCCCGCTCAGTGGGCACCGAGTCATCGGTGCGCCCGAGTACTGCCACGCGAACTTCACCAAGTACTTCACCGACTCGTTCTGGTCCGACCCCGTCCTCTCCCGCGTCTTCGCCTCCAGAAAACCGTGCTACTTCAACACGGGCGTGATGGTCATGGACCTGGAAAGGTGGAGAGAGGGGAACTACAGGAAGAGAATCGAGAACTGGATGGAATtgcagaggaagaagaggatCTACGATCTGGGTTCGCTCCCGCCGTTCTTGCTAGTCTTTGGCGGGAACGTGGAGCCCGTTCATCACAGATGGAACCAGCACGGTCTCGGCGGCGACAATGTTAGGGGAAGCTGTCGGCCGCTGCACCCGGGACCGGTCAGTTTGCTGCACTGGAGTGGGAAAGGGAAGCCCTGGGTTCGACTCGATGCCAAGAAGCCTTGTACGCTTGATAGTCTTTGGGAGCCGTACGATCTTTACAGAGCAAACGTTCAGACGTTGGGGTCTTCATCTCCAACATCGTCTTCGACCTTGGTTGGGAATTCGGTTTATTTCTTATGA
- the LOC108989834 gene encoding germin-like protein subfamily 1 member 1, whose product MQMKTKCSILLQLFLGLALLLGLAKPDPDPLQDYCIADNKNPQYFFTNGAPCINPDKAESSHFATSVLSKPGNTGSNKFGFNVTLTNTVNLPGLNTQGLTLARIDVAVDGIVLPHSHPRASEVTICLEGLLHVGFVDTSNRLYTRALRAGDAFVFPKGLIHYLYNGSPTARAVAVSGLNSQNPGAQLTSFATFTSIPEIPDEVLEKAFQISKPDVTKIRRNLGG is encoded by the coding sequence ATGCAAATGAAAACCAAGTGTTCCATCTTGCTCCAATTATTCCTAGGACTGGCTCTTCTATTGGGCCTGGCTAAACCCGATCCGGATCCACTTCAAGATTACTGTATTGCAGATAACAAAAACCCACAATATTTCTTCACCAATGGTGCACCCTGCATTAACCCAGATAAAGCAGAATCTTCCCACTTTGCCACATCTGTTCTATCCAAGCCTGGTAATACCGGCAGCAACAAATTCGGGTTTAATGTCACGCTGACCAATACCGTTAATTTGCCTGGGCTCAACACCCAGGGCTTGACCCTGGCCCGAATCGACGTAGCCGTGGATGGTATTGTCTTGCCGCACTCACATCCGCGGGCTTCGGAAGTGACCATTTGCCTCGAGGGGTTACTTCATGTGGGCTTTGTGGACACTTCCAATCGTCTATATACGCGAGCATTACGGGCCGGTGATGCCTTCGTGTTTCCAAAAGGTTTGATCCACTATCTCTACAATGGAAGCCCAACAGCTCGGGCGGTGGCCGTGTCCGGGCTTAATAGCCAGAATCCTGGTGCCCAACTGACGTCATTTGCCACATTCACATCAATACCTGAAATTCCTGATGAAGTGTTGGAGAAGGCGTTTCAAATCAGCAAACCAGATGTCACCAAAATTCGCAGGAACCTTGGAGGTTGA
- the LOC108989818 gene encoding pyruvate dehydrogenase E1 component subunit alpha-1, mitochondrial-like: MALSYLASSSSRSNLLKPLSAALSCTPSFRRPISSAADDTRTLTIETSIPFTAHQCEPPSRSVDTTPKELLTFFRDMATMRRMEIAADSLYKAKLIRGFCHLYDGQEAVAVGMETAITKKDSIITAYRDHCIFLSRGGTLLEIFSELMGRQGGCSKGKGGSMHFYKKEAGFYGGHGIVGAQVPLGVGLAFAQKYSKDGTVAFALYGDGAANQGQLFEALNIAALWDLPAILVCENNHYGMGTAEWRAAKSPAYYKRGDYVPGLKVDGMDVLAVKQACKFAKEHALKNGPLILEMDTYRYHGHSMSDPGSTYRTRDEISGVRQERDPVERVRKLLLSHDLATEKELKDMEKEIRKEVDVAIAQAKESPMPEPYELFTNVYVKGLGVEAFGPDRKEVRALLP, from the exons ATGGCCCTATCGTACTTAGCCTCTTCATCGTCTCGCTCCAATCTCCTGAAGCCCCTCTCCGCCGCCTTATCCTGCACCCCGTCTTTCCGCCGTCCGATCTCCTCTGCCGCCGACGACACCAGAACCCTCACCATCGAAACCTCCATCCCATTTACCGCCCATCAATGCGAGCCGCCTTCGCGCTCCGTGGACACCACCCCGAAGGAGCTCCTCACCTTCTTCCGCGACATGGCGACGATGCGGCGCATGGAGATCGCCGCTGACTCGCTCTACAAGGCCAAGCTGATCCGCGGGTTCTGCCACCTCTACGACGGGCAGGAAGCCGTGGCCGTCGGCATGGAGACCGCAATCACGAAGAAGGATAGCATCATCACCGCCTATCGCGACCACTGCATCTTCCTCTCCCGCGGTGGGACCCTCCTCGAAATATTTTCCGAGCTCATGGGCCGCCAGGGCGGATGCTCCAAAGGTAAGGGAGGCTCTATGCACTTTTATAAGAAGGAGGCTGGGTTTTATGGTGGTCACGGTATCGTCGGGGCTCAGGTACCACTGGGTGTTGGCTTGGCCTTCGCGCAGAAGTACTCTAAGGACGGGACTGTGGCGTTCGCGTTGTACGGTGACGGTGCGGCTAATCAGGGCCAGCTGTTCGAGGCCTTAAATATAGCCGCGCTTTGGGATCTACCGGCGATTTTGGTCTGCGAGAACAATCATT ATGGTATGGGAACGGCGGAGTGGAGAGCAGCAAAGAGTCCGGCCTACTACAAGCGTGGGGATTATGTTCCTGGATTGAAG GTAGATGGCATGGATGTCCTTGCAGTGAAACAGGCCTGCAAATTTGCCAAGGAGCATGCTTTGAAGAATGGCCCCCTT ATTCTTGAAATGGACACCTACAGGTACCATGGTCATTCCATGTCTGATCCTGGAAGCACCTACCGCACTCGTGATGAGATTTCTGGTGTGAGACAG GAGCGTGATCCGGTTGAAAGAGTGAGAAAACTGTTATTATCTCATGATCTAGCTACTGAAAAGGAGCTAAAG GATATGGAGaaggaaataagaaaagaagTTGACGTAGCCATTGCTCAAGCCAAG GAAAGTCCAATGCCAGAACCTTATGAACTCTTTACCAATGTGTATGTGAAAGGTTTAGGAGTTGAG GCATTTGGACCAGATAGGAAAGAAGTCAGAGCGTTGCTTCCATAA